A region of the Roseobacter denitrificans OCh 114 genome:
GTCTTTGGGCGTCGGTGATTTCCGGATTGATGATTTTCCCGGCATCCATGGCTGGGCGTCCTGCCCGCAGAAAGGCATCTGCTGCCTGCCGCTGACCTATGCACCGGTGTCGTTTACGGATCGTTTCATCGAAACGCTCAAGGCAACCGGCACGCGTACCTTTGTGCATCACCCCATCCTCGAAGCGCGCCACTGGGGCATCATCGACGGCAAGGATGTGGAAAAAGGCACTTACCACCGCACACATTCGGCTTATGCCGTTGCCGCATTCCATGAGGCGCTGCGGATCACTCTGGAACAAGGTGTTTCAGCGCGCGCCGAGGAGTACGCCTTTCACGAAAGCGCGCTGCGCGCCGCCGTGGAGGCGATGGGCTGCAAGGTAACATCGAACATGACATCGCTCATCGTGCTGAACCTGCCGGATGATCTGGCGGGGCGCGAAATGGAGCTGGTCCAGTCCTGCCGCGCGCAGAACTTCGGCATCTGGCCGACCCTGTCCGAACCCGTGCAGGTGCGCATCGGCATCCTGAACCTGCTGAACCGCGCAACGATCACGGACATCGCGCATCGTTTCGCCCAAGCCATTCGCGACATGGGTGGCAAGATTGAGCAGTCCAGCGTCGATAACGCCCTGAATACTGTCTACGCCAAGGCAATCGCGGCCGAATAGTCGCGCGCCCTGTCAAGCGTCCTTTGGAGGAGGAGAGACCATGGATATCCACGAATACCAAGCAAAGGAAATTCTCGCCAGTTTCGGCGTAGATGTTCCGCCCGGTGCGTTGGCCTACAGCCCTGAACAAGCGGCATATCGGGCGCGCGAACTTGGCGGGGACCGCTGGGTCGTCAAGGCGCAGGTGCACGCAGGTGGCCGCGGCAAGGCGGGCGGCGTGAAGGTGTGCGACAGCGACGTCGAGATTCACAAGACCTGCGAGGGCCTGTTTGGCCGCAAGCTGGTGACGCATCAGACCGGACCGGAGGGCAAGGGCATTTACCGCGTCTATGTCGAAGGTGCCGTGCCGATCGAACGCGAGATTTACCTCGGGTTCGTTCTGGACCGCACGTCGCAGCGTGTCATGATCGTCGCCTCTGCCGAAGGGGGCATGGAGATCGAGGATATCTCGGCCGACAAGCCCGACAGCATTGTGCGCGACACCGTGGAACCGGCGGTTGGTCTGCAGGATTTCCAATGCCGCCAGATCGCGTTCAAGCTGGGCATTGATCCGGCCTTGACGCAGCGCATGGTGCGCACGTTGCAGGGCTGCTACCGGGCATTTCGCGAATATGACGCCACGATGGTCGAGGTCAATCCGCTCGTTGTGACCGGTGACAATCGTATTCTGGCGCTGGATGCCAAGATGACCTTTGACGACAACGCGTTGTTCCGCCACCCACAGATCAGCGAATTGCGCGACAAATCGCAAGAGGACCCGCGCGAAAGCCGGGCTGCCGATCGCGGTCTGTCCTATGTTGGCCTGGACGGCAATATCGGCTGCATCGTGAACGGGGCTGGCCTTGCCATGGCGACGATGGACACGATCAAACTGGCCGGTGGGGAGCCTGCGAACTTCCTCGATATCGGTGGTGGGGCCACGCCCGAACGTGTGGCCAAGGCTTTCCGGCTGGTGCTGTCGGACAAGAGCGTGCAGGCGATCCTCGTCAATATCTTTGCGGGGATCAACCGCTGTGACTGGGTGGCCGAAGGCGTCGTGCAGGCCCTCAGGGAGGTGCAGGTCGATGTGCCCGTAATCGTGCGACTGGCCGGCACCAACGTGGAGGAAGGGCAGAAGATCCTCGCCCAATCCGGCCTGCCGATCATCCGTGCAACCACATTGATGGAAGCCGCCGAGCGCGCGGTCGGTGCGTGGCAGAATGACCTTTCCCAAAATACCAAAGTGAGGCTTGCGACATGAGCATTTTTATTGATGCAAACACACCCGTCATCGTGCAGGGCATTACCGGCAAGATGGCGCGTTTTCACACGGCTGACATGATCGCCTATGGCACCAACGTCGTCGGTGGCGTGGTCCCCGGCAAGGGCGGCCAGACGGTTGAGGGCGTGCCGGTTTTCGATACAGTCGAGGACGCGGTTACCGCCACCGGGGCGGAGGCGTCGCTGGTTTTCGTCCCGCCGCCTTTTGCGGCTGACAGCATTATGGAAGCCGCAGATGCGGGAATTCAGTACTGCGTCTGCATCACGGACGGTATCCCCGCACAGGACATGATCCGTGTGAAACGCTATATGTACCGCTATCCAAAAGACCGCCGCATGGTGCTCACCGGACCGAATTGCGCTGGCACGATCAGCCCGGGCAAGGCGCTGCTGGGCATCATGCCGGGGCATATCTATCTGCCCGGTCATGTGGGCATCATCGGACGCTCCGGCACGTTGGGCTATGAGGCCGCTGCTCAGCTCAAGGAACATGGGATCGGCGTTTCAACCTCCGTCGGAATCGGCGGTGATCCGATCAACGGATCGTCCTTCCGGGACATCCTTGAGCGCTTCGAGGCCGATGATGAAACCCATGTGATCTGCATGATCGGAGAGATCGGCGGGCCGCAGGAAGCCGAAGCCGCCGCCTACATTCGCGATCACGTCACCAAGCCGGTGATTGCCTATGTTGCAGGCCTGACTGCACCGAAAGGGCGCACCATGGGCCATGCGGGCGCGATCATCTCCGCCTTTGGAGAAAGTGCGAGCGAAAAGGTCGAAATCCTGTCGGCGGCAGGCGTCACGGTTGCCGAAAACCCGGCCGTCATTGGCGATACCATTGCCGGCGTCCTGAGGAAGGAGGCCGCATGATGAATGCGCCTGCGATCCTGAAGAACCGGCCGCGCGTGCTCGTCACACGTCGCTGGCCCGAAAGCGTTGAGGCACAACTGGCCGAACGGTTTGACACTGTGTTCAATGTCGATGACACGCCCATGACCCCGGCAGAGTTTCGCGACGCGCTGACCCGGTTTGACGCGATCCTGCCCACGGTCACCGACAGGCTGACCACCGAGGCATTTGACATCTCATCGCCCAAGACCCGTCTTCTGGCGAATTATGGCGTCGGGTTCAGCCATATCGACATCGCAGCCGCCAAGGCGCATGGCATTGCCGTGACCAATACGCCAGATGTGCTGTCCGAATGCACCGCCGATCTGGCGATGACCTTGCTTCTGATGGTGGCGCGGCGCGCCGGTGAAGGTGAACGGGAATTGCGGGCGGGCCAGTGGACCGGCTGGCGTCCGACGCATCTGGTGGGTTCCAAGGTCTCGGGCAAGACGCTGGGCATTGTCGGGTTCGGCCGCATCGGGCAGGCAATGGCACAGCGCGCGCATTTCGGGTTCGGCATGAAGATACTGGTTCAGAACCGCTCACGCGTGGCGCAGGAGGTGCTGGATCGCTATCAGGCCGTACAGGTCGACACATTGGATGATCTGCTGCCCGCATGCGATTTCGTGTCCATGCACTGCCCCGGCGGGGCGGAAAACCGCCACCTGATCAATTCCCGCAGGCTTGATCTGATGAAATCCGATGCCTTCCTGATAAACACCGCGCGGGGCGAGGTGGTTGATGAAAACGCGCTTGTGCAGTCGCTGACCTATGAGTGCATCGCAGGCGCGGGTCTGGATGTGTTCGATGGTGAACCCAAGGTT
Encoded here:
- a CDS encoding aminotransferase class V-fold PLP-dependent enzyme; this encodes MTQIFPKLDIPQTIAAGPGPGNTDERVLAAYAGAGLADHMHGDVLRGMVECKKMLRAVWGTENIHTYGVAGTGWSGLDVMFSGVMPGDKVVIFTNGTFSGIDGLTVRMKAATKDELAADSLNPQAASVVTIEVPHGQSVTGDIIEAALAEHKPKWAAMAHWETGSGRINDIAGFSAACEKHGAMGLVDAVSSLGVGDFRIDDFPGIHGWASCPQKGICCLPLTYAPVSFTDRFIETLKATGTRTFVHHPILEARHWGIIDGKDVEKGTYHRTHSAYAVAAFHEALRITLEQGVSARAEEYAFHESALRAAVEAMGCKVTSNMTSLIVLNLPDDLAGREMELVQSCRAQNFGIWPTLSEPVQVRIGILNLLNRATITDIAHRFAQAIRDMGGKIEQSSVDNALNTVYAKAIAAE
- a CDS encoding malate--CoA ligase subunit beta — translated: MDIHEYQAKEILASFGVDVPPGALAYSPEQAAYRARELGGDRWVVKAQVHAGGRGKAGGVKVCDSDVEIHKTCEGLFGRKLVTHQTGPEGKGIYRVYVEGAVPIEREIYLGFVLDRTSQRVMIVASAEGGMEIEDISADKPDSIVRDTVEPAVGLQDFQCRQIAFKLGIDPALTQRMVRTLQGCYRAFREYDATMVEVNPLVVTGDNRILALDAKMTFDDNALFRHPQISELRDKSQEDPRESRAADRGLSYVGLDGNIGCIVNGAGLAMATMDTIKLAGGEPANFLDIGGGATPERVAKAFRLVLSDKSVQAILVNIFAGINRCDWVAEGVVQALREVQVDVPVIVRLAGTNVEEGQKILAQSGLPIIRATTLMEAAERAVGAWQNDLSQNTKVRLAT
- the sucD gene encoding succinate--CoA ligase subunit alpha encodes the protein MSIFIDANTPVIVQGITGKMARFHTADMIAYGTNVVGGVVPGKGGQTVEGVPVFDTVEDAVTATGAEASLVFVPPPFAADSIMEAADAGIQYCVCITDGIPAQDMIRVKRYMYRYPKDRRMVLTGPNCAGTISPGKALLGIMPGHIYLPGHVGIIGRSGTLGYEAAAQLKEHGIGVSTSVGIGGDPINGSSFRDILERFEADDETHVICMIGEIGGPQEAEAAAYIRDHVTKPVIAYVAGLTAPKGRTMGHAGAIISAFGESASEKVEILSAAGVTVAENPAVIGDTIAGVLRKEAA
- a CDS encoding 2-hydroxyacid dehydrogenase produces the protein MNAPAILKNRPRVLVTRRWPESVEAQLAERFDTVFNVDDTPMTPAEFRDALTRFDAILPTVTDRLTTEAFDISSPKTRLLANYGVGFSHIDIAAAKAHGIAVTNTPDVLSECTADLAMTLLLMVARRAGEGERELRAGQWTGWRPTHLVGSKVSGKTLGIVGFGRIGQAMAQRAHFGFGMKILVQNRSRVAQEVLDRYQAVQVDTLDDLLPACDFVSMHCPGGAENRHLINSRRLDLMKSDAFLINTARGEVVDENALVQSLTYECIAGAGLDVFDGEPKVSPALMEFDNLVLLPHLGSATAETRTAMGERVLSNVIAFFEGSTPADRVA